From one Rattus norvegicus strain BN/NHsdMcwi chromosome 7, GRCr8, whole genome shotgun sequence genomic stretch:
- the Gadd45b gene encoding growth arrest and DNA damage-inducible protein GADD45 beta encodes MTLEELVASDNAVQKMQAVTAAVEQLLVAAQRQDRLTVGVYEAAKLMNVDPDSVVLCLLAIDEEEEDDIALQIHFTLIQSFCCDNDIDIVRVSGMQRLAQLLGEPAETLGTNEARDLHCLLVTNCHTDSWKSQGLVEVASYCEESRGNNQWVPYISLEER; translated from the exons ATGACCCTGGAAGAGCTGGTGGCGAGCGACAACGCGGTTCAGAA GATGCAGGCGGTGACTGCGGCGGTGGAGCAGCTGCTGGTGGCCGCGCAGCGTCAGGATCGCCTCACCGTGGGGGTGTACGAGGCGGCCAAACTGATGAATGT GGACCCCGACAGCGTGGTCTTGTGCCTGCTGGCCATAGacgaagaagaggaggatgataTTGCTCTGCAAATTCACTTCACCCTGATCCAATCGTTCTGCTGCGACAATGACATTGACATCGTCAGGGTATCAGGCATGCAAAGGCTGGCGCAGCTCCTGGGTGAGCCGGCAGAGACTCTAGGCACAAACGAGGCCCGAGACCTGCACTGCCTCCTGGTCACG AACTGTCATACAGATTCCTGGAAAAGCCAAGGCTTGGTGGAGGTGGCCAGTTACTGTGAAGAGAGCAGAGGCAATAACCAGTGGGTCCCCTATATCTCTCTGGAGGAACGCTGA
- the Gadd45b gene encoding growth arrest and DNA damage-inducible protein GADD45 beta isoform X1 — translation MTLEELVASDNAVQKMQAVTAAVEQLLVAAQRQDRLTVGVYEAAKLMNVDPDSVVLCLLAIDEEEEDDIALQIHFTLIQSFCCDNDIDIVRVSGMQRLAQLLGEPAETLGTNEARDLHCLLVTVSDPPRPDHLGPVFVNIAGLAAPTPAHCPAMLGMSRGLPRHPGSYFELACFSLIGLLELNRGSLPNS, via the exons ATGACCCTGGAAGAGCTGGTGGCGAGCGACAACGCGGTTCAGAA GATGCAGGCGGTGACTGCGGCGGTGGAGCAGCTGCTGGTGGCCGCGCAGCGTCAGGATCGCCTCACCGTGGGGGTGTACGAGGCGGCCAAACTGATGAATGT GGACCCCGACAGCGTGGTCTTGTGCCTGCTGGCCATAGacgaagaagaggaggatgataTTGCTCTGCAAATTCACTTCACCCTGATCCAATCGTTCTGCTGCGACAATGACATTGACATCGTCAGGGTATCAGGCATGCAAAGGCTGGCGCAGCTCCTGGGTGAGCCGGCAGAGACTCTAGGCACAAACGAGGCCCGAGACCTGCACTGCCTCCTGGTCACGGTGAGTGACCCACCCCGCCCTGATCACCTGGGTCCCGTGTTTGTCAACATAGCTGGGCTGGCTGCTCCAACACCAGCTCACTGCCCAGCCATGCTCGGCATGTCCCGTGGGCTGCCTCGTCACCCTGGCAGCTATTTTGAGCTAGCCTGTTTTTCTCTAATAGGGCTTCTGGAGCTGAACAGAGGCTCCCTACCGAACTCCTAG
- the Lmnb2 gene encoding lamin-B2 — translation MSAPDPGSSADPPAAATAMASLPPRAGSATPLSPTRLSRLQEKEELRELNDRLAHYIDRVRALELENDKLLLRISEKEEVTTREVSGIKTLYESELADARRVLDETARERARLQIEIGKVQAELEEAKKSAKKREGELTVARGRVKDLESLFHRSEAELAAALGDKHVLETEVAELRAQLAKAEDGHAVAKKQLEKETLMRVDLENHCQSLQEELAFSKSVFEEEVQETRRRHERHLVEVDSSRQQEYDFKIAQALEELRSQHDEQVRLYRLELEQTYQAKLDNTKLISDQNDKAARAAREELKEARMRVESLSYQLSGLQKQASAAEDHIRELEEALAGERDKFRNMLDAKEQEMAEVRDAMQQQLAEYQELLDIKLALDMEICSYRKLLEGEEERLKLSPSPSSRVTISLATSSSSSSSSSGVGMSLGRGRSKRQRLETEDTPGSPSSASSVSSGSRLAQQAGATGVVNIDEVDLEGRFVRLKNSSDKDQSLGNWRIKKQVLEGEDIAYKFTPKYVLRAGQTVTVWAAGAGATHSPPSTLVWKNQSSWGSGENFRTVLVNADGEEVAVQAAKPPSVQGHESREEEEEAEAEFGEEDLFHQQGDPRTTSRGCRMM, via the exons ATGAGCGCGCCGGACCCGGGTAGCTCAGCGGATCCTCCTGCCGCCGCCACCGCCATGGCGTCTCTGCCGCCCCGTGCGGGGTCCGCCACGCCGCTGTCGCCCACGCGCCTGTCTCGGctgcaggagaaggaggagctgcGCGAGCTTAACGACCGCCTGGCACACTACATCGACCGCGTCCGCGCGCTGGAGCTGGAAAATGATAAGCTGCTGCTCAGAATCTCCGAGAAGGAGGAGGTTACCACTCGTGAG gTGAGTGGTATCAAGACCCTGTACGAGTCAGAGCTGGCTGATGCCCGGCGGGTACTGGATGAGACAGCCCGTGAACGTGCCCGGCTGCAGATTGAGATAGGGAAAGTACAAGCAGAGCTGGAGGAGGCCAAGAAGAG CGCCAAGAAGAGGGAAGGCGAGCTCACGGTGGCCCGGGGACGAGTGAAGGACCTGGAGTCCTTATTCCACCGCAGTGAGGCTGAGCTGGCCGCAGCCCTCGGTGACAAGCATGTCCTGGAGACGGAGGTGGCAGAGCTCCGAGCGCAGCTGGCCAAG GCAGAGGATGGTCACGCTGTGGCCAAGAAGCAGTTGGAGAAGGAGACGCTGATGCGTGTGGACTTGGAGAACCACTGCCAGAGTCTGCAGGAGGAGCTTGCTTTCAGCAAGAGTGTGTTCGAGGAG GAGGTGCAGGAGACCCGGCGGAGGCATGAACGGCACTTGGTGGAGGTGGACAGCAGCCGGCAACAGGAATATGACTTCAAGATAGCTCAGGCCCTGGAGGAGCTGCGCAGCCAGCACGACGAGCAAGTGCGTCTGTACCGGCTGGAGCTGGAGCAGACCTACCAGGCTAAG CTGGACAACACCAAGTTGATCTCGGACCAGAATGACAAGGCAGCCCGTGCTGCGCGGGAGGAGCTCAAGGAGGCCCGCATGCGCGTGGAGTCCCTCAGCTACCAGCTCTCAGGTCTCCAAAAGCAG GCCAGTGCTGCAGAGGACCACATCCGCGAGCTGGAGGAGGCCTTGGCTGGGGAGCGTGACAAGTTCCGCAACATGCTGGATGCAAAGGAGCAGGAGATGGCAGAGGTGCGCGACGCCATGCAGCAGCAGCTGGCGGAGTACCAGGAGCTGCTGGACATCAAGCTGGCCTTGGACATGGAGATATGCTCCTACCGCAAGCTTCTGGAGGGCGAGGAGGAAAG GCTTAAGCTGTCCCCCAGCCCTTCATCACGGGTCACCATCTCTCTGGCCACttcaagcagcagcagcagcagcagcagtggggtTGGCATGTCTTTGGGGCGGGGCCGAAGCAAGCGCCAGCGGCTGGAGACGGAGGACACTCCAGGCTCACCCAGCAGTGCCTCCAGCGTGAGCAGCGGCTCTCGCCTGGCTCAGCAGGCTGGGGCCACGGGTGTTGTGAACATCGACGAGGTGGACCTGGAGGGCAGGTTCGTGCGTCTTAAGAACTCTTCAGACAAG GATCAATCTTTGGGGAACTGGAGGATCAAGAAACAGGTTCTGGAGGGTGAGGACATCGCCTACAAGTTCACACCCAAGTATGTCCTGCGAGCCGGCCAGACGGTCACG GTGTGGGCAGCTGGCGCAGGGGCTACACACAGCCCCCCATCAACCCTTGTGTGGAAGAACCAGAGCAGCTGGGGGTCTGGGGAGAACTTCCGCACCGTCCTGGTCAATGCGGACGGCGAG GAGGTGGCCGTGCAGGCTGCAAAGCCGCCATCTGTCCAGGGGCAcgagagcagggaggaggaggaagaggcagaggcagagtttgGTGAAGAGGACCTTTTCCACCAGCAG GGGGACCCAAGGACTACCTCAAGGGGCTGCCGGATGATGTGA
- the Lmnb2 gene encoding lamin-B2 isoform X2 translates to MRVDLENHCQSLQEELAFSKSVFEEEVQETRRRHERHLVEVDSSRQQEYDFKIAQALEELRSQHDEQVRLYRLELEQTYQAKLDNTKLISDQNDKAARAAREELKEARMRVESLSYQLSGLQKQASAAEDHIRELEEALAGERDKFRNMLDAKEQEMAEVRDAMQQQLAEYQELLDIKLALDMEICSYRKLLEGEEERLKLSPSPSSRVTISLATSSSSSSSSSGVGMSLGRGRSKRQRLETEDTPGSPSSASSVSSGSRLAQQAGATGVVNIDEVDLEGRFVRLKNSSDKDQSLGNWRIKKQVLEGEDIAYKFTPKYVLRAGQTVTVWAAGAGATHSPPSTLVWKNQSSWGSGENFRTVLVNADGEEVAVQAAKPPSVQGHESREEEEEAEAEFGEEDLFHQQGDPRTTSRGCRMM, encoded by the exons ATGCGTGTGGACTTGGAGAACCACTGCCAGAGTCTGCAGGAGGAGCTTGCTTTCAGCAAGAGTGTGTTCGAGGAG GAGGTGCAGGAGACCCGGCGGAGGCATGAACGGCACTTGGTGGAGGTGGACAGCAGCCGGCAACAGGAATATGACTTCAAGATAGCTCAGGCCCTGGAGGAGCTGCGCAGCCAGCACGACGAGCAAGTGCGTCTGTACCGGCTGGAGCTGGAGCAGACCTACCAGGCTAAG CTGGACAACACCAAGTTGATCTCGGACCAGAATGACAAGGCAGCCCGTGCTGCGCGGGAGGAGCTCAAGGAGGCCCGCATGCGCGTGGAGTCCCTCAGCTACCAGCTCTCAGGTCTCCAAAAGCAG GCCAGTGCTGCAGAGGACCACATCCGCGAGCTGGAGGAGGCCTTGGCTGGGGAGCGTGACAAGTTCCGCAACATGCTGGATGCAAAGGAGCAGGAGATGGCAGAGGTGCGCGACGCCATGCAGCAGCAGCTGGCGGAGTACCAGGAGCTGCTGGACATCAAGCTGGCCTTGGACATGGAGATATGCTCCTACCGCAAGCTTCTGGAGGGCGAGGAGGAAAG GCTTAAGCTGTCCCCCAGCCCTTCATCACGGGTCACCATCTCTCTGGCCACttcaagcagcagcagcagcagcagcagtggggtTGGCATGTCTTTGGGGCGGGGCCGAAGCAAGCGCCAGCGGCTGGAGACGGAGGACACTCCAGGCTCACCCAGCAGTGCCTCCAGCGTGAGCAGCGGCTCTCGCCTGGCTCAGCAGGCTGGGGCCACGGGTGTTGTGAACATCGACGAGGTGGACCTGGAGGGCAGGTTCGTGCGTCTTAAGAACTCTTCAGACAAG GATCAATCTTTGGGGAACTGGAGGATCAAGAAACAGGTTCTGGAGGGTGAGGACATCGCCTACAAGTTCACACCCAAGTATGTCCTGCGAGCCGGCCAGACGGTCACG GTGTGGGCAGCTGGCGCAGGGGCTACACACAGCCCCCCATCAACCCTTGTGTGGAAGAACCAGAGCAGCTGGGGGTCTGGGGAGAACTTCCGCACCGTCCTGGTCAATGCGGACGGCGAG GAGGTGGCCGTGCAGGCTGCAAAGCCGCCATCTGTCCAGGGGCAcgagagcagggaggaggaggaagaggcagaggcagagtttgGTGAAGAGGACCTTTTCCACCAGCAG GGGGACCCAAGGACTACCTCAAGGGGCTGCCGGATGATGTGA
- the Lmnb2 gene encoding lamin-B2 isoform X1, whose amino-acid sequence MAEELCLDAGLPHKNPRDLDYHRAGYVIMAGSVPGFRWARPCLWSVWRKSFNRTSGGHKQLWPGPATGIAQEARRTCVSSPVWELSQEPQRDLEGTLSLWKSWIWEDSSLRTQTREKHCRGKQEGSLEATSPMDGALPGLRPLRKCVKQRLRGLSKTPVQEAGEDPTEAKGAVGDPRTWNNHLRVPTREQEVQETRRRHERHLVEVDSSRQQEYDFKIAQALEELRSQHDEQVRLYRLELEQTYQAKLDNTKLISDQNDKAARAAREELKEARMRVESLSYQLSGLQKQASAAEDHIRELEEALAGERDKFRNMLDAKEQEMAEVRDAMQQQLAEYQELLDIKLALDMEICSYRKLLEGEEERLKLSPSPSSRVTISLATSSSSSSSSSGVGMSLGRGRSKRQRLETEDTPGSPSSASSVSSGSRLAQQAGATGVVNIDEVDLEGRFVRLKNSSDKDQSLGNWRIKKQVLEGEDIAYKFTPKYVLRAGQTVTVWAAGAGATHSPPSTLVWKNQSSWGSGENFRTVLVNADGEEVAVQAAKPPSVQGHESREEEEEAEAEFGEEDLFHQQGDPRTTSRGCRMM is encoded by the exons ATGGCTGAGGAACTCTGTCTAGATGCAGGTTTGCCACACAAGAACCCCAGGGACCTCGACTACCACAGAGCTGGTTATGTCATAATGGCAGGCAGTGTCCCTGGGTTCCGCTGGGCCAGGCCCTGCCTGTGGTCAGTGTGGAGAAAGAGCTTCAACAGGACAAGTGGGGGCCACAAGCAGCTCTGGCCAGGGCCAGCGACAGGAATAGCCCAAGAGGCCAGGAGAACTTGTGTGTCGAGTCCTGTGTGGGAACTCAGCCAGGAACCACAGAGGGACCTAGAAGGGACCCTGAGCCTGTGGAAGAGCTGGATTTGGGAAGACTCCAGTTTGAGAACACAGACCCGTGAGAAGCACTGCAGAGGGAAGCAGGAGGGAAGCCTGGAGGCCACCAGCCCTATGGACGGAGCCCTGCCGGGGCTCAGACCACTGAGGAAATGTGTGAAGCAACGCCTGAGGGGTCTCAGCAAGACCCCCGTGCAGGAAGCAGGGGAGGATCCTACGGAGGCAAAGGGAGCTGTGGGGGATCCCAGGACTTGGAACAACCACCTCAGGGTCCCCACAAGAGAGCAG GAGGTGCAGGAGACCCGGCGGAGGCATGAACGGCACTTGGTGGAGGTGGACAGCAGCCGGCAACAGGAATATGACTTCAAGATAGCTCAGGCCCTGGAGGAGCTGCGCAGCCAGCACGACGAGCAAGTGCGTCTGTACCGGCTGGAGCTGGAGCAGACCTACCAGGCTAAG CTGGACAACACCAAGTTGATCTCGGACCAGAATGACAAGGCAGCCCGTGCTGCGCGGGAGGAGCTCAAGGAGGCCCGCATGCGCGTGGAGTCCCTCAGCTACCAGCTCTCAGGTCTCCAAAAGCAG GCCAGTGCTGCAGAGGACCACATCCGCGAGCTGGAGGAGGCCTTGGCTGGGGAGCGTGACAAGTTCCGCAACATGCTGGATGCAAAGGAGCAGGAGATGGCAGAGGTGCGCGACGCCATGCAGCAGCAGCTGGCGGAGTACCAGGAGCTGCTGGACATCAAGCTGGCCTTGGACATGGAGATATGCTCCTACCGCAAGCTTCTGGAGGGCGAGGAGGAAAG GCTTAAGCTGTCCCCCAGCCCTTCATCACGGGTCACCATCTCTCTGGCCACttcaagcagcagcagcagcagcagcagtggggtTGGCATGTCTTTGGGGCGGGGCCGAAGCAAGCGCCAGCGGCTGGAGACGGAGGACACTCCAGGCTCACCCAGCAGTGCCTCCAGCGTGAGCAGCGGCTCTCGCCTGGCTCAGCAGGCTGGGGCCACGGGTGTTGTGAACATCGACGAGGTGGACCTGGAGGGCAGGTTCGTGCGTCTTAAGAACTCTTCAGACAAG GATCAATCTTTGGGGAACTGGAGGATCAAGAAACAGGTTCTGGAGGGTGAGGACATCGCCTACAAGTTCACACCCAAGTATGTCCTGCGAGCCGGCCAGACGGTCACG GTGTGGGCAGCTGGCGCAGGGGCTACACACAGCCCCCCATCAACCCTTGTGTGGAAGAACCAGAGCAGCTGGGGGTCTGGGGAGAACTTCCGCACCGTCCTGGTCAATGCGGACGGCGAG GAGGTGGCCGTGCAGGCTGCAAAGCCGCCATCTGTCCAGGGGCAcgagagcagggaggaggaggaagaggcagaggcagagtttgGTGAAGAGGACCTTTTCCACCAGCAG GGGGACCCAAGGACTACCTCAAGGGGCTGCCGGATGATGTGA
- the Timm13 gene encoding mitochondrial import inner membrane translocase subunit Tim13 isoform X1: MDSGFGSDFGGTGGGKLDPGAIMEQVKVQIAVANAQELLQRMTDKCFRKCIGKPGGSLDNSEQKCIAMCMDRYMDAWNTVSRAYNSRLQRERANM; the protein is encoded by the exons ATGGACAGCGGATTCGGCTCGGACTTCGGCGGCACGGGTGGTGGGAAGCTGGACCCGGGAGCCATTATGGAACAGGTGAAAGTGCAGATCGCCGTGGCCAATGCGCAGGAGCTGCTACAG AGGATGACGGACAAGTGTTTCCGGAAGTGCATCGGGAAGCCCGGGGGCTCCTTAGATAACTCGGAGCAG AAATGCATCGCCATGTGCATGGACCGGTACATGGACGCCTGGAACACCGTGTCCCGCGCCTACAACTCCCGACTGCAGCGGGAACGAGCCAACATGTGA